A stretch of Lactiplantibacillus brownii DNA encodes these proteins:
- a CDS encoding MFS transporter — MSKKVVMIVTVALLLSNAMNGLDSTIISTALPAIISDLHGIQLMGWIVAVFLLGGAVTTPLWSKLGERIGNKRAYQISTTIFVLGALFEGLAPNIYFLIIARTIMGIGSGGMTAIPYIIYAEIYKDPVKRGKVFGYVTASFSTAAIIGPLVGGFIVDNFGWHWVFYINVPIGLASIAIIQWLYQAPKIKVAVSKVDYLGAALLTSGLVSLLVGIEMIGKLSPWGVGLILALALSLLAGLLVAETRAADPIIPSRLFKNRYLVASFVMFFLIYGFFVGFNVYVPMWAQGLLGTTAVIGGVTQIPGSITNFLGAQWSSNLEQKWSTRTIVMIGFGGMLIAAGLLALATRQTSYWLLLVAGAFQGVGIGICFTVLQVSVQQQAAHRDVPIATSFSLLVRMLGQTFMSSIYSVVLNHSLTQGVAQSNGKITMTMMNQLSDATSAKSLSAKLLPAMRTILHAGLHHIMGLAFVLLVIGLAVDIFVFRPAHAKRSRIVGKTTVMHHSN, encoded by the coding sequence TTGTCGAAGAAAGTAGTTATGATCGTGACCGTGGCTTTATTATTATCAAATGCCATGAATGGTCTAGATAGTACGATTATCAGCACGGCATTACCGGCCATCATCAGTGATCTACATGGGATTCAGTTGATGGGTTGGATTGTGGCGGTCTTCCTGTTGGGCGGCGCGGTCACAACACCTCTGTGGAGCAAGCTAGGTGAACGGATTGGCAATAAACGTGCTTATCAAATTTCGACCACGATTTTTGTGTTAGGGGCATTATTTGAAGGGTTAGCGCCAAATATTTATTTCTTAATTATTGCGCGGACGATTATGGGGATTGGGAGTGGCGGGATGACTGCGATTCCTTACATTATCTATGCGGAGATTTATAAAGATCCGGTCAAACGGGGCAAAGTGTTCGGTTATGTCACGGCCAGCTTTAGTACGGCGGCCATCATTGGTCCGTTAGTTGGTGGGTTTATCGTGGATAACTTTGGTTGGCACTGGGTCTTCTATATCAATGTTCCGATTGGCCTGGCGTCGATTGCGATTATTCAATGGCTCTATCAAGCACCAAAGATCAAAGTAGCTGTTTCCAAAGTAGATTACCTCGGCGCGGCCTTATTGACGAGTGGTCTGGTAAGTTTGCTAGTGGGTATTGAAATGATTGGCAAATTATCGCCATGGGGTGTCGGCCTTATTTTAGCTTTGGCACTAAGTTTATTAGCCGGTTTATTGGTCGCTGAGACGCGAGCTGCGGACCCGATTATTCCCAGTCGGTTATTTAAAAATCGCTATTTAGTCGCCTCATTTGTTATGTTTTTCTTGATCTATGGGTTCTTCGTTGGCTTCAACGTTTACGTGCCAATGTGGGCGCAAGGGTTACTGGGGACGACGGCCGTGATCGGGGGTGTCACTCAGATTCCGGGGTCTATCACGAACTTTTTGGGGGCCCAATGGAGCTCTAATTTAGAGCAAAAATGGTCAACCCGGACGATCGTCATGATTGGTTTTGGTGGCATGTTAATTGCTGCTGGACTCTTGGCCTTAGCGACGCGGCAAACGAGTTACTGGCTCTTACTTGTCGCGGGAGCTTTTCAAGGGGTCGGTATTGGGATCTGTTTTACCGTGTTGCAAGTTAGTGTCCAGCAGCAAGCCGCGCATCGTGATGTCCCAATTGCGACGTCCTTTAGTTTGCTGGTACGGATGTTGGGGCAGACGTTCATGTCGTCGATTTATAGTGTTGTTTTGAATCACTCCTTAACGCAAGGCGTGGCCCAATCCAATGGTAAAATCACGATGACGATGATGAACCAACTGAGTGATGCTACGAGTGCCAAATCGCTGTCGGCAAAGTTATTACCTGCTATGCGGACGATTTTGCATGCTGGTTTGCACCACATTATGGGCTTAGCTTTCGTCCTATTGGTGATTGGGTTAGCGGTCGATATCTTTGTCTTTCGGCCCGCACATGCTAAACGATCCCGAATTGTCGGCAAGACGACTGTGATGCATCATTCCAATTGA
- a CDS encoding GNAT family N-acetyltransferase, with the protein MAQFETQHLIIRPLRPTDHDALQAMILEPQVVAYLRYRSIQTPAQFTEVFKTHFLADAKTVFGLERKSDQRLIGFYEFHDEANTGVLTYALSPSAWGHGYVAEAGQALMSYAFETLHYDQLEAHYASANPRSGRVMAKMGMQDFGEMDTFTLDNGELIHVMRYALSKKTWLGTKSA; encoded by the coding sequence GTGGCACAATTTGAAACGCAACACCTCATTATACGCCCTTTACGGCCGACAGATCATGACGCCTTACAAGCGATGATTTTAGAGCCACAAGTGGTGGCCTATCTACGTTATCGGTCGATTCAAACGCCGGCACAATTTACTGAAGTATTTAAGACCCACTTTTTGGCCGATGCGAAGACGGTCTTTGGCCTTGAACGGAAAAGTGATCAGCGCTTGATCGGGTTTTATGAATTTCATGATGAAGCCAATACGGGTGTCTTGACCTATGCGTTAAGCCCAAGCGCTTGGGGTCACGGTTACGTGGCTGAAGCCGGGCAGGCCTTGATGTCCTACGCTTTTGAAACGTTACATTATGACCAATTAGAAGCGCACTATGCCAGTGCTAACCCACGGTCTGGTCGGGTCATGGCTAAAATGGGAATGCAAGACTTTGGTGAAATGGACACGTTCACTTTAGATAATGGTGAGCTGATTCACGTCATGCGTTATGCCTTATCGAAAAAAACTTGGTTAGGCACAAAAAGTGCTTGA
- a CDS encoding metal-sulfur cluster assembly factor has translation MTTFKATGMAALAKVIDPELGVDIVGLGLIYDVTNDETGHCVVTMTLTMMGCPLTDLLADGITTALLALPTVKTVEINLVWSPAWSIARMSRTARLTLGV, from the coding sequence ATGACAACTTTTAAAGCAACCGGTATGGCAGCACTGGCTAAGGTCATTGACCCCGAATTAGGCGTCGACATTGTGGGTCTGGGTTTGATTTATGATGTGACCAATGATGAAACTGGCCATTGTGTGGTCACGATGACGCTCACGATGATGGGGTGCCCATTGACAGACCTGTTAGCCGATGGGATTACGACCGCACTATTGGCACTACCAACGGTTAAAACGGTTGAAATTAACTTAGTCTGGTCACCGGCATGGTCGATCGCGCGGATGTCACGGACGGCTCGCCTAACTTTGGGGGTATAA
- the sufB gene encoding Fe-S cluster assembly protein SufB: MSDKVQAVVRGTENYEYGFHDEVTPVYSTGEGLSEAVVRQISAEKHEPEWMLAYRLKAYALYQTMAAPKFGPDLSGLDLVHMKYFQKATDKQYRDWADVPDKIKQTFDRLGVPAAERQYLAGSSAQYESEVVYHRMRQAFEKSGIIFTDTDTALQKYPKLFKKWFGKLVTPDANIYAALNAAVWSGGSFIYVPKGVKVTTPIQAYFRINAEMTGQFERTLIIVDEGASVNYVEGCTAPSYDSDSLHAAVVEVNVLANATCRYTTIQNWSNNVYSLETKRAQALENATMEWVDGNLGSKITMKYPSVYLNGDGAHGTMLSIAVAGHNVDQDTGARMIHNAKHTTSSIVSKSIAKDGGAVDYRGTVRFGRHSDGSFAHVECDTIIMDDQSSSDTIPYNEILNGNVSMEHEAKVSKVSEEQLYYLMSRGISEQKATEMIIMGFVEPFTKQLPMEYAVELNRLISFEMEGSIG, from the coding sequence ATGAGTGATAAGGTGCAGGCAGTGGTGCGTGGGACTGAAAACTACGAATATGGCTTTCATGATGAGGTGACCCCGGTTTATTCTACTGGTGAGGGCTTGAGTGAGGCGGTGGTTCGTCAGATCTCAGCGGAAAAACATGAGCCGGAGTGGATGTTGGCCTATCGGTTAAAGGCCTATGCCCTGTATCAGACGATGGCGGCGCCTAAATTTGGGCCAGATTTATCCGGCTTAGATTTGGTGCATATGAAATATTTTCAGAAGGCGACCGATAAACAATACCGTGATTGGGCGGATGTCCCTGATAAAATTAAGCAAACTTTTGACCGTTTAGGAGTCCCAGCCGCTGAACGGCAGTATTTGGCGGGCTCTAGTGCGCAGTATGAGTCGGAAGTCGTCTATCATCGTATGCGGCAAGCCTTCGAAAAATCAGGAATTATTTTTACCGACACCGATACCGCTTTACAAAAGTATCCTAAGTTGTTTAAAAAATGGTTTGGGAAATTAGTGACGCCGGATGCTAATATTTATGCGGCTTTGAACGCGGCTGTTTGGTCTGGTGGGTCGTTTATCTATGTTCCTAAGGGGGTCAAAGTGACGACGCCGATTCAAGCTTACTTTCGAATCAACGCTGAAATGACTGGGCAGTTTGAACGAACCTTGATAATTGTTGATGAGGGGGCTAGTGTGAATTATGTTGAAGGTTGTACGGCACCGAGTTATGATTCCGATAGTTTGCATGCGGCCGTCGTTGAAGTCAACGTGTTAGCTAACGCGACTTGTCGCTACACGACAATCCAAAACTGGTCAAACAATGTTTATAGTCTGGAAACGAAGCGCGCCCAAGCCTTGGAGAACGCGACGATGGAATGGGTCGACGGTAACCTGGGGTCAAAGATTACGATGAAGTATCCTTCAGTTTATTTGAATGGCGACGGTGCCCATGGCACTATGCTATCAATTGCGGTCGCTGGGCACAATGTGGATCAAGATACTGGTGCGCGGATGATTCATAATGCTAAGCATACGACTTCGTCAATCGTTTCTAAATCTATTGCGAAAGATGGTGGGGCGGTTGATTATCGGGGCACGGTCCGATTTGGCCGCCATTCTGATGGGTCGTTTGCGCACGTTGAATGCGATACGATCATTATGGATGACCAGTCTTCAAGTGACACGATTCCGTATAACGAAATTTTAAATGGCAATGTGTCAATGGAACACGAAGCCAAGGTCTCAAAGGTTTCTGAAGAACAGCTGTACTACTTAATGAGTCGTGGAATTTCTGAACAAAAAGCAACTGAAATGATCATTATGGGATTTGTTGAACCATTTACGAAACAACTTCCCATGGAATATGCGGTTGAATTGAATCGTTTGATCAGCTTTGAAATGGAAGGATCGATTGGCTAA
- the sufU gene encoding Fe-S cluster assembly sulfur transfer protein SufU, which yields MSLLQLKDLYKTLILEHAQTPHHHGVLAGVPATTLTNPTCGDVITVQLVVVAGKITQLQFSGTGCTISQASASVMTDVLLGQTVVKATALIAAFSKLVIGTPISTSLKKALGEATVLGSVAAFPTRIRCAMLAWHAAAQAIAEVGTNE from the coding sequence ATGAGTTTGTTACAACTAAAAGATTTATATAAAACCCTGATCCTAGAACATGCTCAGACCCCACATCATCATGGTGTATTGGCCGGTGTTCCTGCCACAACACTAACGAATCCCACTTGTGGGGACGTCATCACTGTTCAATTGGTGGTCGTGGCGGGTAAAATTACGCAATTGCAATTTAGTGGCACGGGCTGCACGATTTCACAAGCCTCGGCCAGTGTCATGACGGATGTCTTGCTTGGTCAAACGGTCGTTAAGGCGACGGCGTTGATTGCAGCGTTTTCCAAGTTAGTGATTGGGACGCCCATTTCGACGTCCCTGAAAAAAGCTTTAGGTGAGGCGACCGTGCTCGGAAGTGTCGCAGCGTTTCCAACGCGGATTCGTTGTGCGATGCTGGCTTGGCATGCAGCCGCACAGGCAATCGCGGAGGTGGGGACTAATGAGTGA
- a CDS encoding aminotransferase class V-fold PLP-dependent enzyme gives MTDYRADFPILTTKINGGPLIYLDHAATSQKPQVVIDAISRYYATANANVHRGVYTLAARATAQYEAVRDQVAAFIQAPQRESVFFTRSTTDSLNWVAQTYGEQAVQAGDEIVVTAMEHHSNLVPWQQLALRKHAQLKVIGLLPNGELDWQSAEAMVTDRTKIVAVAQVSNVLGVTNPISALAKLAHQHGAILVVDGAQAVAHQPVNVQALDADFYAFSGHKMFGPTGVGVLYGKLALLKTLTPPQFGGEMIGEVTWEHTTLAAIPQRFEAGTPNISGVIGLGAAISYIQQIGFDTLRTQEQQLTAQLLNGLLNMPGVAVYGPKSVAEHGPVVAFNVIGCHPHDIATGLDLAGIEVRAGHHCAQPLMQWLQVPATVRASVAFYNTPAEIDHFLAILREVREFFQS, from the coding sequence ATGACTGATTATCGGGCAGATTTCCCCATTTTAACCACTAAAATCAATGGTGGACCGTTAATTTATTTAGATCATGCGGCGACCTCGCAGAAGCCACAAGTGGTGATTGACGCGATCAGTAGGTACTATGCTACCGCCAATGCCAATGTTCATCGCGGCGTTTACACGTTGGCAGCTCGCGCAACGGCGCAATATGAAGCGGTTCGTGATCAAGTGGCGGCATTTATTCAGGCGCCACAGCGAGAAAGCGTGTTTTTTACCCGTTCAACGACAGATAGTTTGAATTGGGTGGCGCAAACGTATGGTGAACAAGCTGTTCAGGCCGGTGATGAGATCGTGGTGACAGCCATGGAACATCACAGTAACCTCGTTCCTTGGCAACAGTTAGCGTTGCGCAAACACGCCCAGTTAAAAGTTATCGGCTTATTGCCAAACGGTGAATTGGATTGGCAATCCGCTGAAGCGATGGTGACTGACCGTACTAAGATCGTTGCGGTCGCTCAGGTTTCAAATGTCTTAGGCGTGACAAATCCAATCAGTGCTTTGGCGAAATTGGCTCATCAACATGGCGCGATTTTAGTCGTTGACGGCGCTCAAGCGGTTGCGCATCAACCGGTCAATGTTCAGGCACTGGACGCTGATTTCTATGCTTTTTCAGGTCATAAAATGTTTGGTCCAACTGGCGTCGGTGTTTTGTATGGCAAATTAGCTTTGTTGAAAACACTGACACCGCCACAATTCGGGGGTGAAATGATCGGTGAGGTTACTTGGGAACACACCACGCTAGCCGCAATCCCACAACGCTTTGAGGCCGGAACGCCTAATATTAGTGGGGTCATTGGCTTGGGCGCAGCCATCAGTTATATCCAACAAATTGGCTTTGACACCTTGCGAACACAAGAACAACAGCTGACGGCGCAACTACTGAACGGCTTACTGAACATGCCCGGTGTGGCGGTTTATGGGCCAAAATCAGTGGCCGAACATGGTCCGGTGGTCGCGTTCAATGTGATCGGTTGTCATCCGCACGATATCGCCACGGGGTTGGACCTTGCTGGGATAGAAGTGCGTGCCGGACATCACTGTGCGCAACCCTTAATGCAGTGGCTACAAGTCCCGGCCACCGTGCGTGCCAGCGTGGCTTTTTATAATACGCCCGCTGAGATCGACCATTTTTTGGCAATATTACGAGAAGTAAGGGAGTTTTTCCAATCATGA
- the sufD gene encoding Fe-S cluster assembly protein SufD has product MVNKDELLAGVRQYSRLQQEPSWLLALREQALAVYDALPLPKFEKISYATWPLLDFTVPTGHESLEPAGDLGRQQQFYSVGSTTIQLSLPTEAIQQGVILSDLRAAIRTHGDLVQRYLMRKALKLGTDKLTALNTALMTNGFFLYIPADVQLTIPIEITQFVDSRQPQNFFNHSLVIAAENSRVQVIQRLRTIGSEANAAHVLVEVIAEAQAQVDFAGIDALNAQTTAYLNRRGYLATDAQLNWELAEMNAGRVVADFDTELKGRGATAQVKTIAIANRQQTQGIDTRVTNYGQKTTAKIVQRGIILDAATLIFNGIGHIIKGAHGAKADQENRLLMLSSQARGDANPILLIDENDVEAGHAASVGRVDEQQMYYLLSRGIPRPVAERLVIRGFLAGVITELKSQRLRTELNDLIERRLTVNND; this is encoded by the coding sequence ATGGTGAACAAAGATGAGTTATTAGCGGGAGTTCGACAATATTCTCGGTTACAACAAGAACCCAGTTGGCTATTAGCGCTGCGAGAGCAAGCCTTGGCGGTTTATGATGCCTTACCTTTACCGAAGTTTGAGAAGATCAGTTATGCAACTTGGCCGCTACTTGACTTTACGGTGCCAACTGGACACGAGAGCTTAGAACCAGCCGGTGACTTGGGCAGGCAGCAACAATTTTACTCGGTGGGGTCGACGACGATCCAGTTGAGTTTACCCACTGAAGCGATTCAACAAGGGGTCATCTTGTCAGACTTGCGCGCAGCGATTCGGACGCATGGTGATTTAGTTCAACGCTATTTGATGCGTAAAGCTTTGAAACTTGGGACGGATAAGTTGACCGCGTTGAACACGGCCTTGATGACGAATGGCTTCTTCCTCTATATTCCCGCTGATGTTCAGTTGACGATACCCATTGAGATCACCCAATTCGTAGATAGTCGCCAACCGCAAAACTTTTTCAATCACAGTTTAGTGATTGCGGCTGAAAATAGTCGTGTGCAAGTCATTCAACGGTTGCGAACAATCGGCTCAGAAGCCAACGCAGCACATGTTCTCGTTGAAGTGATTGCTGAAGCGCAGGCACAAGTGGATTTTGCCGGAATTGATGCGTTGAATGCCCAAACGACAGCTTATTTGAATCGACGCGGCTATTTGGCGACGGATGCTCAGCTGAACTGGGAGCTAGCCGAAATGAATGCCGGTCGCGTGGTCGCGGATTTTGATACAGAATTGAAAGGGCGAGGTGCCACCGCTCAAGTTAAGACAATCGCCATTGCGAACAGGCAACAAACCCAAGGGATTGACACGCGTGTGACGAATTATGGGCAGAAAACGACTGCTAAGATCGTGCAACGCGGCATTATTTTAGATGCCGCAACGTTAATTTTTAATGGGATTGGTCACATTATTAAGGGCGCACACGGCGCAAAAGCTGATCAAGAGAATCGACTCTTAATGTTGTCATCTCAGGCGCGTGGCGATGCGAATCCCATTCTGTTGATTGACGAAAATGATGTGGAGGCTGGACATGCAGCCAGTGTTGGTCGCGTTGATGAACAACAAATGTACTATTTGTTGAGTCGCGGCATCCCACGACCGGTCGCTGAACGATTAGTGATTCGGGGCTTTTTAGCCGGAGTCATTACTGAACTAAAGTCGCAACGATTGCGAACAGAATTGAACGATTTGATTGAAAGGCGGCTGACGGTGAACAATGACTGA
- the sufC gene encoding Fe-S cluster assembly ATPase SufC — MSTLVIKELQVSVTENEQERLILTGVNLTLKTGETHAIMGPNGTGKSTLSETIMGNPAYHVVSGSITLDGVDVLSQTVDQRARAGLFLAMQYPAEIKGVTNIEFLRAAINARRADDDQLPISDFLALLDHNLALLNMSDAMAERYLNEGFSGGEKKRNEILQLLMIRPKFAILDEIDSGLDIDALQVVAKGVNAMAGPDFGTLMITHYQRLLNYIVPDFVHVMMAGRIVKTGGPELATKLEAEGYAGLRDELGLSVALTDDDVE, encoded by the coding sequence ATGTCAACATTAGTCATCAAAGAGTTACAAGTTTCAGTCACAGAAAATGAGCAAGAACGGTTGATTCTGACCGGTGTCAACTTAACGTTAAAAACGGGTGAAACGCATGCCATCATGGGGCCTAACGGGACTGGTAAGTCGACGTTGTCTGAAACAATCATGGGAAATCCAGCGTATCACGTGGTTAGTGGCAGTATCACGCTAGATGGGGTAGATGTTCTGAGCCAGACCGTTGATCAGCGGGCACGTGCTGGCCTCTTTTTAGCGATGCAATATCCAGCTGAAATTAAAGGTGTGACCAATATTGAGTTCTTACGGGCGGCGATTAATGCGCGCCGAGCCGATGATGACCAGCTGCCGATATCCGATTTTTTGGCCTTGTTGGATCATAACTTAGCCTTGTTAAATATGTCTGATGCGATGGCTGAACGTTATTTGAACGAAGGCTTTTCGGGTGGCGAGAAAAAACGTAATGAGATCTTACAGTTATTAATGATTCGTCCTAAATTTGCGATTCTTGACGAAATTGATTCTGGATTAGACATTGACGCGTTACAAGTGGTTGCCAAAGGGGTCAATGCCATGGCTGGGCCAGATTTTGGTACCTTGATGATCACGCATTATCAGCGTTTACTGAACTATATCGTTCCCGATTTTGTTCATGTCATGATGGCTGGTCGCATTGTGAAAACGGGCGGCCCTGAACTGGCGACGAAACTAGAGGCAGAGGGTTATGCTGGCTTACGTGATGAACTCGGTTTGAGCGTTGCTTTGACGGACGATGATGTCGAGTAA
- a CDS encoding phosphotransferase — protein MDHLSHQLATQLQADLVPIVHPSFNRMFTGYSRRWQQVVFVKAFTPERRGKFEIERCVNQQLNDRVLTSWQGPAGEWILVMRDLSVTPLSTPITPALATQMGQVLAHFHQTVSLPVPKTLAVFDFADTEAKIARLPVTPLVGRLTALMSIFERQAGAIKTELGQTKLLGLHGDVSCRNYQFVEGKLQLIDFERAKMGYPQEELQKLFYQDFADQPACRSAFLAGYGALPILSPLTKGWLTFRTAVGIFCYVQAMPDPQFERVGQRMLQAVEHDLT, from the coding sequence ATGGATCATTTGAGTCATCAATTAGCCACACAGTTGCAGGCGGATTTAGTCCCAATCGTGCATCCGTCGTTCAATCGGATGTTTACCGGGTACAGCCGACGTTGGCAACAGGTGGTTTTTGTTAAAGCATTTACACCGGAACGGCGTGGTAAGTTTGAAATAGAACGTTGTGTTAATCAGCAGCTCAATGACCGGGTCTTAACGAGTTGGCAAGGTCCAGCTGGTGAGTGGATCTTGGTGATGCGTGACTTATCAGTGACGCCATTGTCCACGCCAATCACGCCAGCATTAGCGACTCAGATGGGTCAGGTACTGGCGCATTTTCATCAGACAGTCAGCTTACCCGTTCCGAAGACTTTGGCAGTGTTTGACTTTGCGGATACTGAAGCTAAAATTGCGCGTTTGCCAGTGACACCGCTAGTCGGTCGGTTAACGGCCTTAATGTCAATTTTTGAACGTCAGGCTGGCGCCATCAAAACTGAACTAGGGCAAACTAAGTTGCTGGGCTTGCATGGTGATGTCAGTTGTCGTAATTATCAGTTCGTTGAGGGAAAACTGCAACTGATTGATTTTGAGCGTGCTAAAATGGGCTATCCACAAGAAGAGTTGCAAAAACTATTTTATCAAGATTTTGCTGATCAGCCGGCATGTCGATCAGCTTTTTTGGCCGGTTATGGGGCCTTACCAATCTTATCGCCGCTGACGAAAGGTTGGCTAACTTTTAGGACTGCCGTAGGGATTTTTTGCTATGTCCAGGCAATGCCCGACCCGCAATTTGAGCGAGTCGGACAGCGAATGCTGCAAGCGGTTGAACACGATTTAACTTGA
- a CDS encoding CPBP family intramembrane glutamic endopeptidase yields the protein MTAYVDQPFRRWYLGQLVVLMGAALLQLLIVQNGDYFATGGLLLIILFLGGLLPAYETGTDYRDWPHFRRFNHYFQAIFQFTVMPLLVMNLVAMLSKWTPLDSQGLIAVAFFYLIFMFVPIGYVTMEPVKSLIGRILLLISVVFSGLIGAQATMLAWPVLKAPAVFEMVGNSGILGAFGFVLTVGVLLMVWGVRGPAWRLNQQADWRWLTLIGVVSVAFIIWNAFGAGESWQTTFTQFAFKLQAFSWKMFLGGLEPGIAEEWLYRFAVLGLLLRAFKQHRHQLDWAVGLSSGLFGLWHLTNALAGQALTATLEQMIFAASLGGFLAISYLYSGSILVPMTIHAGVDIFSMMASGSQTMAKPDAFEWQTIIFTVIVFGLITIFFLTGKRRQVMQAQVDRY from the coding sequence ATGACCGCATATGTGGACCAGCCGTTTCGCCGCTGGTATCTAGGTCAGCTGGTGGTTCTAATGGGGGCAGCGTTATTACAATTATTGATCGTTCAAAATGGTGATTATTTCGCGACTGGGGGTCTTTTACTGATAATCCTGTTTTTAGGTGGTTTATTACCCGCCTATGAAACGGGGACCGATTATCGTGACTGGCCGCATTTTCGTCGCTTTAATCATTACTTTCAAGCGATTTTTCAATTTACAGTGATGCCATTGTTAGTCATGAATTTGGTGGCCATGCTGAGTAAATGGACACCGCTTGATTCACAAGGCCTGATTGCGGTGGCTTTTTTCTACTTGATTTTTATGTTTGTGCCGATCGGTTATGTCACGATGGAACCGGTTAAATCGTTAATTGGGCGTATCCTGCTTTTGATTTCGGTAGTGTTTAGTGGCTTGATTGGGGCCCAAGCAACGATGCTGGCTTGGCCGGTACTAAAGGCGCCAGCCGTTTTTGAGATGGTTGGAAATAGTGGTATCTTGGGAGCCTTTGGGTTCGTTCTGACGGTGGGCGTGTTGCTAATGGTTTGGGGCGTTCGCGGGCCAGCTTGGCGACTCAATCAACAAGCCGATTGGCGTTGGCTGACGTTGATTGGCGTGGTCAGTGTCGCGTTCATCATTTGGAATGCTTTTGGCGCTGGTGAGTCTTGGCAAACGACTTTTACCCAATTCGCATTCAAATTACAGGCATTTTCTTGGAAGATGTTTTTAGGTGGTCTGGAGCCGGGCATCGCTGAAGAATGGCTCTACCGTTTTGCCGTTTTGGGCTTGTTATTGCGAGCGTTTAAGCAACATCGTCATCAATTGGATTGGGCGGTCGGACTCAGTAGTGGCTTGTTTGGACTGTGGCATTTAACAAATGCGTTAGCTGGTCAAGCGTTGACCGCCACCCTTGAACAAATGATTTTTGCGGCGTCGTTGGGTGGCTTTTTGGCGATCAGCTATTTGTATTCGGGGAGTATCTTAGTGCCGATGACCATTCACGCTGGCGTTGACATTTTTAGTATGATGGCTTCCGGCTCGCAAACGATGGCTAAACCGGATGCCTTTGAATGGCAAACAATTATTTTTACGGTCATTGTTTTCGGTTTGATCACGATTTTCTTCTTGACTGGGAAACGGCGTCAAGTGATGCAAGCCCAAGTGGATCGTTATTGA